One Triticum dicoccoides isolate Atlit2015 ecotype Zavitan chromosome 3B, WEW_v2.0, whole genome shotgun sequence genomic window, actagctcgttgatcaacagatggtcatggtttcctgaccatggacattggatgtcattgataacgggatcacatcattaggagaatgatgtgatggacaagacccaatcctaagcttagcacaagatcgtgtagttcgtatgctaaagcttttctaaatgtcaagtatcttttccttagaccatgagattgtgcaactcccggataccgtaggaatgctttgggtgtaccaaatgtcacaatgtaactgggtggctataaaggtgcactacgggtatctctgaaagtgtatgttgggttggcacgaatcgagactaggatttgtcactccgtgtgacggagaggtatctctgggcccactcggtaggacatcatcataatgtgcacaatgtgatcaaggagttgatcgcaggatgatgtgttacggaacgagtaaagagacttgccggtaacgagattgaaaaaggtatcgggataccgacgattgaatctcgggcaagtactataccggtagacaaagggaattgtatacgggattgattgaatccttgacatcgtggttcatccgatgagatcatcgtggaacatgtgggagccaacatgggtatccagatcccgctgttggttattggtcgaaaagttatctcggtcatgtctgcatggttcccgaacccgtaggatctacacacttaaggttcgatgacgctagggttatagggaatagatatacgtggttaccgaatgttgttcggagtcccggatgaaatcctggacgtcacgaggagttctgaaatggttcggaggtaaagatttatatatgggaagtcatgttttggtcaccggaaaagtttcgggtgctatcggtaacgtaccgagaccaccggaagggttccgggggtccaccaggtggggccaccggccccagagggctgcgtgggccaagtgtgggaggggaccagccccaagtgggctggtgcgccccccccccccaccagggcccaaggcgaagagagaagggaaaggggaaaaccctaggcttagatgggtctaaggcccacctagtggtgcgccccccctctctcccccttggccgccccctagatgggatctagggctggccgccacccctaggggtggaaacctaggtgggggcgcagcccctccctttcccctatatatagtgggggtttggggctgccataaagatgagtctctctctcccaaggcgcaaccctacctctctccctcctcgtctctcgtagtgcttggcgaagccctgctggagtatcgcgctcctccaccaccaccacgccgtcgtgctgctgctggacggagtcttccccaacctctccctttccccttgctggatcaaggcacggtagacgtgaccgggctgcacgtgtgttgaacgcggaggcaccgttcttcggtgcttagatcggattcggccgcaatctgaatcgcttcgtgtacgactccaccgaccgcgttcttgtaacgcttccgcatagcgatctacgagggtatgtagatacactcccctctctctcattgttagtctctccatagatagatcttggtaatgcgtagaaatttttgaatttctgctacgttctccaacaaatAGTAGTAGAACAACCCACCTTTTATACTGACTTTTTTCACTTCACTAGCAGGATATGGTATTAAACTGGTTGAGATTTCTAAATTTTAACTGGCTGAGATACAAAATTAGTGAGCTGTGATCCAGAAAATCTAACATTTTGTGGGATGAGTGAGAACCTCGCTTGCACCCCTACCACGTGAGCGGTTAGTCAATCGTCTTTTTTGGAAATGTAGAGAAAAGCTTTGCCCCGAGAGTTTTACAAAGAAACAAAGTGCACGTGCTCATATATGATCTACACTCACGACATCAAATAACTCAAACACATAGTGCCCGCCATCGTTCGTAACCGAACCTCCTCTCTGATCTTACAAACAACAACAACACATGGCATAAGTGAGATATTTTCTAAATACTCTGATAACCTACAAATGTAGGGGATTAATTGtaacatttttttataaaaaagagTGTTGAACACAACGAGAAGCTAAATGTAAGATTTATATTCTGTAAGGTTCATTCAACCACTGATACAATCCTATGTATAccgaacgtttgctttacctagaaacacaaaataaaattactTTGTGGGTATGAAAGGatagtttgcaagaaagtaaagaactcgTAAATAAAAGTTAGTTGCTACAAAATAaaagaacaagaaaataaaatatagcgagtgtggagtaATGATGGTAGCACGTGTGGAATTGTCCATAGGCCATTGGTTATaatatgtactactccctccgttccgaattacttgtctcggaaatggatgtatctagaactaaaataagtctagatacatccatttttgcgacaagtaattctgaacggagggagtagataataaTAATCATTTCCGTTTTATATGTGCGAGAGGTCTCTACTAACATATTGTCAATACTTGAACTCATGCGTACTTATGATTGAAACCCTTAACAAGCATATGCAAATAATAGAGATTCATTAATGTGCGAGAGGTCTCTACTAACATATTGTCAATACTTGAACTCATGCGTACTTATGATTGAAACCCTTAACAAGCATATGCAAATAATAGAGATTCATTAATGTAAAACCCAATCCAAGCATTATATATTGGTCACCTTCATCCCATATATGTAACAATTCATAAACTTAGGACATACTCCAGCCGCCCTATCCTAAGCAAATTAATCACATAATACAAAATCCTTAGGCCTAGTTTGGCAACACAGTTTTTCCAAAATTATAGTAATTGAAAACCTCAGTATTTCAATGTGTGGGCAATGAATACTACGGTTTCAGAAAATCACATTTTTTTTTCTCTGATTTAGCAAAACTACCAACGTGTTTGGAAATTGCAGTTTTCTCAGTTTTCTGGATTTGACTTTTGCCTACTCATTGCATAGATAATCCTGAAGATAGCTAGCTGAACCAAACTACTCAAGTCTTATACAATTACGTGATCAGCCTATGTGAATTAACAGTCGTCGCTTGCATGTAGTCGTCTCTCGTAGACGCTAGGATCTGTAGTAGAGTTATCTTGTACCTCTGACCTCTGGCAGCATGGAATCGATCAGCTAGCTAGCTTTAGCCTGCTCTGTACAGCTATGCTCAAGTATAAATCGATCCACTCCATGATCTAAACCTCCGCGGATGCGGATGTGCTAAGTCGATGCTAAATCATGGCATCTGTATGTGTACGAGCGCCATCCAATAGGATCAAACGTCTAGCACAATCTAATCTACAGGTTGCCTGTTCTTGCGCTAGCACAATAATCAAAGATTGAAGAGATCAACGGCCAGAAAGAAGATGGACTTGAGCGAGCGTTTCTCAGTTTAGAAAAAAGAGGTTGGGACCTCTTTTTCCTATACAACAAAAAAACCATGGTTTTAGATATACTATGATTTATAAAACTGCAGTAATTATCGAAGCCAAACACGTCAAAGCATTTAAAACCGAGGTTTCTAAAAAAACTATGGTATTCTCCTAAAACTCCAAAAATACCGAGCAGCCAAACTCAGCCGGCATGATCCCATACATGTGCGCAAATGGTGGATACCAAAGGAGAACCATAGTAGATCACCCATTATCCCATATGACACAAAGAATCTACTCAGACATAACGAAGATGCAAGAAATCATTGGATAATAACTAATAGCATCTTGGTCGGGGAGTttaacctccttttcaaaaaacaaTTAATAACATCAAATACCATGTTTAAGTAGGGGATTACAGAGGTTTTGCGAAAGAGTAGTCCACTATATAAAGATGGAGTAAGGTGATGGAAATGCTGATGAAGACGGTGGAGTTGATGGAGGCGATGGTTCACATGGCGGCACTCCAGCCCCactggaagagagggggagaggccccctccttcttcttcttcttccttgggccTCTCCCCTAGATGGGGAGATGTTTCCCGCTTTGGTCGCTGGTGCTCATGGCTCCCGGAGGGTGAGagccccctccgagattggatctctcttctCTCTATTTTCGATATTTTCTGTGTAGGATCACCATTTCTTAAATAACTTCGGATCTATAACTTTGATTGTGCTGAAATTTTAAGGGAATTTTTGAAATTTTGGGATCTTTCTCGCGGTCGAAGGAGAGGTCAAACCGGCCTAAGGAGATCCCACGTGGTATGCACATGTCTCGCCCCCTGACCGCGCCGAGGGGGTGCATGGCCACTTGGTGGCTCCCCTCACAGCCATCTTCTGGATGGTGGAGTCTTTTGTCCTAATTTCTTTTAAGTCTTTCCATATGTTTCTAGCTCTGAAAATTGTTCatctaaaaagccaaaaaaaaaacaATAGAAAACAGGAACTAGCATTTGTCACCGGATTAATAGGTAGTCCAAATAAGAATGATATAAATTGTCCCAAAAGTATGTAAAAATTATATAAATATAGCatgaatataacaaaaactatagatacgtcgaAGACACGACGTATCACACTCTTGCATTTTGCTTATTCCAAATCTCGCGTGATATGAAGAGGAGGGATGTCATTCCATTCCTCTTGCTACTGATGCCATTTTGGCCATTGATGTTGGCCATCGAGCACCACCAATCCATGGGGAgaaggaaaatgtcccaattcGGTGTGCATATCAATCATTTCGAGCCAAACTTTAATCACATCTCGAATGCGCCTTGTGAATCTACGTTTGAAGAACATGTGCACCACAAATTCCAGTTCACGCTTGCACAATTGgcatagtcaacaatttggtcaaCCGCGTTGTGACCACTCCTTTTTTGTCTAGAATGTGATCCTCTTTCCTTTCTTTTTAGACCGCTGAAAAGCATCGCCTTCTCATGAATTAGTGAGTACCCATTTTATATTCTATTGTTCAGACTAGCTAGCCTGAATGAGATTGCTCTCACTATTCAATGAAGTTTATATATCGATATACATGGTTTGAGGCAGATTGATACAAATGGTtcaagatagagagagaaagatggAATTCAAACTTGATTCTCGTGATGAAACTGACACCTGCACAAGGAGTTCGATAGAGTTTCATTACTTTAATACATCCCGCTCATGGTAGCTTCATATTTAgagctcctaattggtgcctttgcGCCAGTTGAGAACTGGCGCTCACGCACCTCCCGCTCGGTCAGCCCAATATAACATAGCGAGTGCTGGCTCTGTTCCTAGATCGCTAAATCGGCAGATCTCggtgtaggggatctatcctagGATTCTAAAAGCGATGGCAACAAGAACACACGATTTTACCTAGGTTcaagctctccgaggagataataccctaTGTTCTGCTTATGTTTATTGCgatggggtgtagtacagagtacatataTTAACCAAAAGATTGCAATGTGCCATTTACGAGCTTAGCCTCTCAGTTTATATACATACTTGGGGTCCTAGGGTTACAAGATACTAGTTGGCTACATACGAGAAGACAGGGTTCTCCACGGATCTAGCGTTTTGGAGTATACGTCAAGTCTTCTCGATCTTCCTTGCAAACGTCATGGGCCGTCCGAAGTGGCCCAAGACGGAACCGATATGGAGGTCCTCGACCCGGGCACCCGGCCCACCAGGTTGCGGTCGTTATGATGAGAGGCCCCTTAGCCGGGACACTGTAAAGTTCCTAGTTCGCTCAGTTTTTTATTTCTCTCGTTCACTCGGTTTGGTCAGTTTTTAGTTGACCTGCCGCTGTTAACCGCTGACCGTTGACCAGGGACCACGTTGACTAATGGcttttaaaaaaaagttcacaaaattttcaaaaatttgtgagaaaaaatcatgaatttgaaaaaaaatgcatGCAATATTTTTCAGACATTAGtttattaatttatttattttctcaaaactttattaatttatttattttctcaAAAATACTCAAAAAAATCAAGAAATTTGGAAAACAATTCATGGAATGTGGaagaaaatcatgaatttgaaagaagttcataacttctttaagaaaatcatgaatttgaaaaaagttcataactTCTTTAAAGAAATTCACGGATTTAAAAAAATTGTGGATCTGAAAAAAGTCACGTATTTGAAAGGGGGAAATGTTCGGGAATTTAAGGAAAAAACATTTAAttatttgaaaatattctcaaatttgaagaatttgtttgaagtttaaaagaatcacatatttaaaaaatgaaaaaaagtaaaaagaaaagatAACCGAACAAACTGTCCCAATCGTACAAAGAAACAAAAATACTGGTTGGAAGCTTCTAAAAGTTTACAATAACCGTCCAGAAAACTTCCCAAAATCCTTTTTTAGAGGGGTGCTTCCCCCCTTTTTGGGGGGGTAGAGAGAGGTGCTTCCCCAAACCAGTCACCGGACATCACTCAAACTCAAATACTTTTAAATGTGCGGGCCCACAGAGAATCGATCGAGGGGGAGTATATACCATGTAGAGATTGTTCGGGAATAGATATGATTTTTCTTTTTTGCGTTCAGGAATAGATATGAATTGTTTTCATCTTATCTCTAGGAGGTGTCGTATCCTTCAAATCTTGTACTTAATATATACTCGCTCTCGAGGCTCAATAATATATCCATCATATTCCGTTAATCTACTCTCTATTCCCTTACACGAAATGTTTTTGCCATAATAATGGGTATTCATCTGAACACCCATGAATTATGTTGGGCCCGCCCCTGAGTACTACACGTACTGCCatgtttcatcaaaaataattcgaCATTGCTCGACCACAATTCAATTGAAATACAGCCTTTTCTACAATGTTTGAAAGATTTCAAACACCACCGGTCGATGTTTTCTGAACTTATTTCTttttgtgtacgtacatatataccccAATTACTGACTTATTCCATTTGTAGCATTAATAGGTGCTTACATGTCCATAAGGGCGAACGGTTTACGAGGCAAAGGTGATGACACTCCCGGCGACGTTGTTGCTGCGGAACTTGGAGACGGCGCAATCCGTGGAGAAAAGACTGGAGGATAGGTATTTCGGTGCGCCGCCCATGATAGGCATCTTGGCGCTGATGTCTACCTTGCTGACATACTCCGGCTGGTAGGTCTGGCCGAGCACGCCGTGGACGCTCTTGGTGAGGGAATGGAACTTGAAGCCGAGGTCAAGGTGCACGAGGCTGTCGCTCCCGGTCTTGCCGTAGTTGTGGATCCTGGAGTCCTCCTCGGTGATCGGCACCGCGTTGACGGAGATGCCGAACACGCCGTCGAGCTCCACCATGACGGCATTCACCGTGTCGATGCGCGTGACGGACAAGGAGGGCAAGGCCTTGGAGACCCACCGGGTGTTCTTGACGGTCTCCACATCGACGGCCTTGCCGTCCAACATGATGTGGATgtggtcctcctcctcgtcccagATGGCGGCCTTGCGAGCGCCGACGTAGAGGCGGTGCTGGCCGAAGCTGACGCCGATGGCCTGGATCCACGTGAAGTTGCGCCTTATGGCGGGGTTGTGGTTGCCGATGAAGTGGGCGTTGATGTGGAGGGCCTCGTCGGAGAGGATGCAAAAATCCTGGTCCTTCTTGCCGTGGAAGTAGAAGGTGTTGCCGTCCCCGCCGGTGAAGCGGGGGTCTCCGCACGAGCTCCCCGGGACGAGATCACACACTGATTGTACATGCAACGCGTTAGCATATGAACTGAGAGGATGGATCTCATCCTCAAGATCAACTAGCTAATGCTAGCACTCCCGATGTAGATATATcggtttgagcgacaagtaatatgcaTCGGAATGAGTAACAGAGTTGGCCAGGCCGGCGTGGAACAACTTACCGCAGAATGCCATGCAGTATTTGCAGTAGGCGAGGCACTTGTTGGGGCAGCGGCTTGGGCAGGACACGACGCAAGGCTTTCCGCGCCTCTCGCGGCAGGTGACCGCGTACAGCCTCTTGGTGCTGTTTTTGGGGATGGTGATGGTCTGGAACGTGGCCTTGGGCGGGAGCTTCGTGGGCGGACCATTCTCCGAGGGTTGCGCCGACGCCACGCCGCACGCCAGCGCGAGTGCCACCAGGAGGCAGCAGCCTaccaccaccatgccgccgcgccgcgccaTTGCGACGGCGATGGAGCTGGTGAAGAGCTACCTTCTTCGATGTTCGATCAAGTGTGTGTTTGTAGCCGGCTTTCGATGGTTGTGGTGTGCGTTTGTGTGGCGCCGACCGGGGGATTCTTATGGGAGATGGAAGTGGCGTGGTAACTTTAGCCAGGGAGCTTAATTGGAGGCGAAGTGGCTTACTTGCGAAGTGGCGTAGGGGAGGACAAAGTGACGCTGTGACCATACATGCTTGCCGTTGCTGAAATTAAGCAAGGGTCGTCGGCTCGACGTGGGGTTACACAAGCTACCTGCTCGGATCCAGCTTTGGCGCGCATGCATGCATATGACTCTGCATATGCATGGCACTCCGTTGTTTCGCGTGCTTTGACCAGCGCAAAGTCTTACTTTCCGGATGTGTATCAAGAACGTGATAGCTGAGCCCTGAGCTACGCTGCTGCTTTCTCCGGAAAGATTTGGACCAAAGCTACACATCGGCCCAAGGATCCAGCTAGCATGCATGGTGGTCAGCTCAACCGGAGATCTAGATATCATCACCGGCACAAGTTTATCACTTCCGTCACCGGAAGTCTCACCCGGCGAAGGAACTCGATCGGCCGCACGCATCAATGGCCAAGGTCAACTATAACATTCCTCCATCAGAACACAAgacttttttttaacacagtataggtgcaagcgctcatatacacgcgcatacactcaaccctatgaacgcacacgcgtacaacctacccctatgagcaccttcgaaagactgagccgacatatcatcttgaaatttacgaagttatCGTAGGCACCTCgttatcgacgggaacgtctcctctcactgaatgcgcatcgccgaaaatACTGAAATAAATGCAAGCACCAGGATTTAAACTCTGGTGGGGTGggaataccacagtccctctaaccatccaactacaGGTTGATTCGCATCAGAACACAAGACTTACGAGGTGCGATGGTGCTCTCTtctcctctctcccccctctctcctggGGCGTCGCCGGCCCGCGGCTCCCCCTCGTCGGCGCTCCAGCCTTGTGTGgtttccctctctccctcccccctgAGGTCCCCTCTGGGCTCCTCATCGGCGGCGAGTCCCGTCCCCTCCCGCTCTTCGGCTCCCCCGCCCAATGTGGCGGCCCCGGCTACGCCCCGGGCCAACAGGTTTTGGGCGCTCGATTCGGATGACTCCGGCTCGGATTCTGAGGCTCTCCCCCCCCCNNNNNNNNNNNNNNNNNNNNNNNNNNNNNNNNNNNNNNNNNNNNNNNNNNNNNNNNNNNNNNNNNNNNNNNNNNNNNNNNNNNNNNNNNNNNNNNNNNNNNNNNNNNNNNNNNNNNNNNNNNNNNNNNNNNNNNNNNNNNNNNNNNNNNNNNNNNNNNNNNNNNNNNNNNNNNNNNNNNNNNNNNNNNNNNNNNNNNNNNNNNNNNNNNNNNNNNNNNNNNNNNNNNNNNNNNNNNNNNNNNNNNNNNGCGTCGCTCGTGGTCGCCGGTGCGCTGCCTCTTTGTCTTTGGTTGGGTCGCTGGTGGGTTCAGGGATGGCTGTGTTGGAGTCGCCGGCGTCCTCCCCTTCGGCGGCTTCCCTCCCTGGCTCGCCTTCGGCCGTGGTTCCCGCTCcctcggtggcggcggcgccggtgccaaccctagatctgggatCGGGGTTGGCGCTGGTGCCCCGGGCTGGGCCGCGGGCCCCTTCGGTTGCTGCTGGGCCATATGGGCTTGTTTCGGTTCCTTCGTTGGCTTCCCCTTCTGACCCCCCCCCTTCTTTCTGTGGCTCCTGGGCCGCGGTTGGCCCAGATTTCACCCTATCCCCCCTCGGCCCACCTTGGCGagcccgtgttggggaacgtagcagaaattcaaaaaaatttcctacgaatcaccaagatctatctatggagaaaccagcaacgagtagaaagagagtgcatctacatacccttgtagatcgctaagcggaagcgttcaagtgaacgggggtgatggagtcgtactcgtcgtgattcagatcaccgatgatcctagtgccgaacggacggcacctccgcgttcaacacacgtacagctcgacgatgtctcccacgccttgatccagcaaggagagagggagaggttgaggaagactccatccagcagcagcacaacggcatggtggtgatggaggagcgtgggaatcctgcagggcttcgccaagcacctacgggagaggaggaggtgtcacgggagggagggaggcgccaagggctcaggtatggatgccctccctcccctccactatatataggggcaggggagaggggggaggcgcagccttgccccttcctccaagaaaggggtgcggctaagagggggggaggagtccatcctccccaaggcacctcggaggtgccttccccctttaggactctcccctttttcctatatcttggcgcatgggcctctaggggctggtgcccttggcccatgtaggccaaggcgcacccccctcagcccatgtggcccccccgggcaggtggccccacccggtgggcccccgggacccttccggtggtcccggtacaataccgatgaccccgaaacttgtcccgatggccaaaacaggacttcctatatataaatctttacctccggaccattccggaactcctcgtgacgtccgggatctcatccgggactccgaacaacattcggtaatcacatacaagcttcctttataaccctagcgt contains:
- the LOC119277134 gene encoding uncharacterized protein LOC119277134, with the translated sequence MARRGGMVVVGCCLLVALALACGVASAQPSENGPPTKLPPKATFQTITIPKNSTKRLYAVTCRERRGKPCVVSCPSRCPNKCLAYCKYCMAFCVCDLVPGSSCGDPRFTGGDGNTFYFHGKKDQDFCILSDEALHINAHFIGNHNPAIRRNFTWIQAIGVSFGQHRLYVGARKAAIWDEEEDHIHIMLDGKAVDVETVKNTRWVSKALPSLSVTRIDTVNAVMVELDGVFGISVNAVPITEEDSRIHNYGKTGSDSLVHLDLGFKFHSLTKSVHGVLGQTYQPEYVSKVDISAKMPIMGGAPKYLSSSLFSTDCAVSKFRSNNVAGSVITFAS